Proteins from a genomic interval of Equus quagga isolate Etosha38 chromosome 11, UCLA_HA_Equagga_1.0, whole genome shotgun sequence:
- the PEX12 gene encoding peroxisome assembly protein 12, with translation MAEHGAHITTASAVDDQPSIFEVVAQDSLMTAVRPALQHVVKVLAESNPAHYGFFWRWFDEIFTLLDLLLQQHYLSKTSASFSENFYGLKRIVTGDTHKLQRLASAGLPKKQLWKSVMFLVLLPYLKVKLEKLVSSLREEDEYSIHPPSSRWKRFYRAFLAAYPFVNMAWEGWFLVQQLRYILGKAQHHSPLLSLAGVRLGRLTLQDIQSLEHKPAEASRMQQPARSISEKIKSALKKAVGGVALSLSTGLSVGVFFLQFLEWWYSSENQETIKSLTALPTPPPPVHLDYNSDSPLLPKMKTVCPLCRKTRVNDTVLATSGYVFCYRCVFNYVRSHQACPITGYPTEVQHLIKLYSPEN, from the exons ATGGCTGAGCACGGGGCTCACATCACAACTGCTTCTGCGGTGGATGACCAGCCATCCATCTTTGAGGTGGTAGCACAAGACAGTTTAATGACAGCAGTGAGACCTGCTCTTCAGCATGTGGTCAAG gTTCTTGCAGAATCCAATCCTGCCCACTATGGCTTCTTTTGGAGGTGGTTTGATGAAATCTTTACCCTGCTAGATCTTCTGCTCCAGCAGCATTATCTATCTAAAACCAGTGCCTCATTTTCTGAAAACTTTTATGGCTTAAAGAGGATTGTAACGGGAGATACGCACAAGCTTCAGAGATTGGCCAGTGCTGGTCTCCCAAAGAAGCAGCTCTGGAAGTCAGTTATGTTCCTGGTTCTTCTTCCCTACCTGAAAGTGAAGCTGGAGAAGCTGGTTTCTAGCCTGAGAGAAGAGGATGAATATTCTATCCATCCCCCTTCTTCTCGCTGGAAACGATTTTACAGAGCCTTTCTGGCAGCTTACCCATTTGTTAACATGGCCTGGGAAGGCTGGTTTCTTGTACAACAACTTCGATACATCCTTGGAAAGGCTCAGCATCACTCCCCACTGCTGAGTCTGGCTGGAGTCCGGCTAGGTCGACTTACACTTCAGGACATACAGTCTCTGGAGCACAAACCAGCAGAGGCCAGCAGGATGCAGCAACCAGCCAGAAG CATTAGTGAGAAGATAAAGTCAGCGTTGAAGAAAGCTGTGGGGGGCGTTGCCTTATCCCTCTCTACTGGCCTTTCTGTGGGTGTATTCTTCCTGCAGTTTCTTGAGTGGTGGTACTCATCTGAAAATCAAGAAACCATCAAATCATTGACTGCCCTGCCTACTCCACCACCGCCTGTACACCTAGACTACAATTCTGATTCTCCTCTGTTACCCAAAATGAAGACTGTGTGCCCACTGTGTCGTAAAACCCGGGTGAACGATACTGTTCTTGCCACCTCTGGCTATGTGTTTTGTTATCGCTGTGTGTTTAATTACGTGAGAAGTCACCAAGCTTGTCCTATCACAGGTTATCCAACAGAAGTACAACATCTAATTAAACTGTACTCCCCTGAGAACTAA